A window of the Penaeus monodon isolate SGIC_2016 chromosome 38, NSTDA_Pmon_1, whole genome shotgun sequence genome harbors these coding sequences:
- the LOC119596869 gene encoding queuine tRNA-ribosyltransferase catalytic subunit 1-like isoform X2 — protein MAATATSAALSGAPSVAASIVSSSSSTSPALGFKILAECSKSKARTSLMKLPHYTVELPMFMPVGTQGTMKGLLPQQVKDANAQLILGNTYHLGTRPGKDLLNKFEGLHSFMQWDRALLTDSGGFQMVSLLELAEITEEGVKFKSPYDGSECMLTPEESIEIQNAIGADIMMQLDDVVDVRETNYERFKTATYRTTRWLDRCMKANKNPDRQNLFPIIQGGLFPDLRKISLEQLIARDAPGYAIGGLSGGEEKDKFWPTIHLCTDHLPKNKPRYCMGVGFAVDLVVCCAMGVDMFDCVFPTRTARFGCALVDNGQINLKSREFMNEFIPIDEKCDCTTCQNYTRAYLHTIVTKETVACHLLSVHNIAYQMRLMKNIRESIKNGCFVEFVQDFMSTYYKNQEYPQWVVDCLAAVNISLKK, from the exons atggcAGCTACTGCAACTTCTGCAGCCTTATCAGGTGCTCCTTCAGTGGCAGCTAGCATTGtaagcagcagtagcagtaccAGCCCAGCTTTAGGTTTCAAGATATTGGCAGAATGCAGTAAAAGCAAGGCTCGTACAAGTCTTATGAAACTGCCACATTATACAGTTGAGCTTCCCATGTTTATGCCTGTTGGAACCCAG GGAACAATGAAAGGACTTCTCCCACAGCAAGTAAAAGATGCAAATGCTCAACTGATTCTTGGAAATACATACCATCTGGGAACTCGACCA GGCAAAGATCTACTTAATAAGTTTGAAGGACTTCACAGTTTCATGCAGTGGGATCGTGCCTTGCTAACTGACTCGGGTGGCTTCCAGATGGTCTCATTGTTAGAACTTGCAGAAATTACTGAAGAAGGAGTAAAATTCAAATCTCCTTATGATG GTTCAGAATGCATGCTGACCCCAGAGGAAAGTATAGAAATCCAAAATGCCATTGGGGCAGATATAATGATGCAGCTTGATGATGTGGTGGATGTCAGGGAGACCAATTATGAACGCTTTAAAACAGCAACTTATCG AACTACACGTTGGCTAGATCGATGCATGAAAGCAAACAAAAACCCTGATAGACAGAATTTATTCCCAATCATCCAAGGTGGCCTTTTTCCAGATTTACGAAAAATATCTTTAGAACAGCTGATAGCAAGGGATGCCCCAGGTTATGCAATTGGTGGACTCag TGGAGGTGAAGAGAAGGACAAGTTTTGGCCAACTATCCACCTGTGTACAGACCATCTTCCAAAGAACAAACCTCGCTATTGCATGGGTGTTGGCTTTGCTGTTGaccttgttgtgtgttgtgcaatGGGGGTGGATATGTTTGATTGTGTCTTTCCAACTAGAACTGCA AGGTTTGGATGTGCTCTTGTTGACAATGGTCAGATCAACTTGAAGTCTCGGGAGTTTATGAATGAATTTATTCCCATCGATGAAAAATGTGATTGCACAACATGTCAGAACTACACACGTGCTTATCTCCACACTATTGTGACAAAGGAAACTGTTGCTTGTCATCTCCTCTCCGTTCATAACATTGCCTATCAG ATGAGACTGATGAAGAACATAAGGGAGAGCATCAAAAACGGTTGCTTTGTAGAGTTTGTCCAGGACTTCATGTCTACATACTACAAAAACCAGGAATATCCCCAATGGGTCGTTGATTGTTTGGCAGCAGTAAACATAAGCCTGAAAAAATAA
- the LOC119596869 gene encoding queuine tRNA-ribosyltransferase catalytic subunit 1-like isoform X1 encodes MAATATSAALSGAPSVAASIVSSSSSTSPALGFKILAECSKSKARTSLMKLPHYTVELPMFMPVGTQGTMKGLLPQQVKDANAQLILGNTYHLGTRPGKDLLNKFEGLHSFMQWDRALLTDSGGFQMVSLLELAEITEEGVKFKSPYDGSECMLTPEESIEIQNAIGADIMMQLDDVVDVRETNYERFKTATYRTTRWLDRCMKANKNPDRQNLFPIIQGGLFPDLRKISLEQLIARDAPGYAIGGLSGGEEKDKFWPTIHLCTDHLPKNKPRYCMGVGFAVDLVVCCAMGVDMFDCVFPTRTARFGCALVDNGQINLKSREFMNEFIPIDEKCDCTTCQNYTRAYLHTIVTKETVACHLLSVHNIAYQMRLMKNIRESIKNGCFVEFVQDFMSTYYKNQEYPQWVVDCLAAVNISLKKSCSDSAQAPSADLEDLEDSEDRLWDLRSDFEKLSHTGYRNAILGDFEEEEAEGRLQGFQKAFQHQSSINPTSLLSRIDGFLIGCLIKCSLSEEQVNEVYKIQAEIKHTLELYYKPNSELFEKIMTDSSEDAKAMSRQCSSECSCLLNDDKVLIEEKVKSIVNRTRTFSKSVGWALPPNI; translated from the exons atggcAGCTACTGCAACTTCTGCAGCCTTATCAGGTGCTCCTTCAGTGGCAGCTAGCATTGtaagcagcagtagcagtaccAGCCCAGCTTTAGGTTTCAAGATATTGGCAGAATGCAGTAAAAGCAAGGCTCGTACAAGTCTTATGAAACTGCCACATTATACAGTTGAGCTTCCCATGTTTATGCCTGTTGGAACCCAG GGAACAATGAAAGGACTTCTCCCACAGCAAGTAAAAGATGCAAATGCTCAACTGATTCTTGGAAATACATACCATCTGGGAACTCGACCA GGCAAAGATCTACTTAATAAGTTTGAAGGACTTCACAGTTTCATGCAGTGGGATCGTGCCTTGCTAACTGACTCGGGTGGCTTCCAGATGGTCTCATTGTTAGAACTTGCAGAAATTACTGAAGAAGGAGTAAAATTCAAATCTCCTTATGATG GTTCAGAATGCATGCTGACCCCAGAGGAAAGTATAGAAATCCAAAATGCCATTGGGGCAGATATAATGATGCAGCTTGATGATGTGGTGGATGTCAGGGAGACCAATTATGAACGCTTTAAAACAGCAACTTATCG AACTACACGTTGGCTAGATCGATGCATGAAAGCAAACAAAAACCCTGATAGACAGAATTTATTCCCAATCATCCAAGGTGGCCTTTTTCCAGATTTACGAAAAATATCTTTAGAACAGCTGATAGCAAGGGATGCCCCAGGTTATGCAATTGGTGGACTCag TGGAGGTGAAGAGAAGGACAAGTTTTGGCCAACTATCCACCTGTGTACAGACCATCTTCCAAAGAACAAACCTCGCTATTGCATGGGTGTTGGCTTTGCTGTTGaccttgttgtgtgttgtgcaatGGGGGTGGATATGTTTGATTGTGTCTTTCCAACTAGAACTGCA AGGTTTGGATGTGCTCTTGTTGACAATGGTCAGATCAACTTGAAGTCTCGGGAGTTTATGAATGAATTTATTCCCATCGATGAAAAATGTGATTGCACAACATGTCAGAACTACACACGTGCTTATCTCCACACTATTGTGACAAAGGAAACTGTTGCTTGTCATCTCCTCTCCGTTCATAACATTGCCTATCAG ATGAGACTGATGAAGAACATAAGGGAGAGCATCAAAAACGGTTGCTTTGTAGAGTTTGTCCAGGACTTCATGTCTACATACTACAAAAACCAGGAATATCCCCAATGGGTCGTTGATTGTTTGGCAGCAGTAAACATAAGCCTGAAAAA GAGTTGCAGTGACAGCGCACAAGCCCCATCAGCTGATTTAGAGGATCTAGAAGACAGTGAAGACAGGCTCTGGGACTTGCGTTCTGATTTTGAAAAGCTAAGTCACACTGGCTACAGAAATGCTATTCTTGGGGACtttgaagaggaagaagcagaaggaagattgcaagGATTCCAAAAAGCATTTCAACATCAGTCCAGCATTAACCCCACAAGTTTGCTTTCTAGGATTGATGGATTTCTAATTGGATGTTTGATTAAATGCAGCTTGAGTGAAGAGCAGGTTAATGAAGTGTATAAGATTCAAGCAGAAATAAAGCACACattggagttatattataaaCCAAATAGCGAATTATTTGAGAAAATAATGACAGATAGTAGTGAGGATGCCAAAGCTATGTCTCGACAATGCTCGAGTGAGTGTTCTTGTCTTCTTAATGATGACAAAGTCTTGATAGAAGAAAAAGTTAAGAGTATTGTTAATAGAACTAGAACTTTCAGTAAAAGTGTTGGATGGGCATTGCCAcctaatatatag